A DNA window from Deltaproteobacteria bacterium contains the following coding sequences:
- a CDS encoding PilT/PilU family type 4a pilus ATPase has protein sequence MEREKLYRLLRLGLEKGASDIHFQVGYLPLYRFNGDLVELRYKVLTPKDTEEIARLLLETDPRQGALEQNEVDLAFELPGEGRFRVNISRQRRFYNVVLRVIPLQIRSFDELNLPHVLRDIAQIKRGYVLVTGATGQGKSTTLATMIQEVNRNRKAKIVTVEDPIEFVFTHEKSIITQREVGTDTGSFPEALRAALRQDPDVIMVGEMRDLQTVDTSLKAAETGHLVFSTIHTNDVASTINRLVSFFPTEEQLQVRARLAENLKAVVSLRLLVNKKQTARVPAVEIMRSTRSIQECIKDPARTHEMLDLIGRGRTERMQTFDQHLFDLVRANKISVETALAAASNPTDFQTKLSLEGAVEVGGSAIEEPPLERLEIESDERF, from the coding sequence ATGGAACGGGAGAAGCTCTACCGCCTCCTCCGGCTCGGGCTCGAGAAGGGCGCGTCGGACATCCACTTCCAGGTCGGGTACCTCCCGCTCTATCGCTTCAACGGCGATCTCGTGGAGCTCCGCTACAAGGTCCTGACGCCCAAGGACACCGAGGAGATCGCGCGCCTCCTGCTCGAGACCGACCCGCGCCAGGGGGCGCTCGAGCAGAACGAGGTGGACCTCGCCTTCGAGCTGCCGGGCGAAGGCCGCTTCCGGGTCAACATCTCGCGCCAGCGCCGCTTCTACAACGTCGTGCTGCGCGTGATCCCGCTCCAGATCCGCAGCTTCGACGAGCTGAACCTCCCCCACGTGCTGCGCGACATCGCGCAGATCAAGCGCGGCTACGTGCTCGTCACCGGCGCCACCGGGCAGGGCAAGTCGACCACGCTCGCCACGATGATCCAGGAGGTCAACCGCAACCGGAAGGCCAAGATCGTGACGGTGGAGGATCCGATCGAGTTCGTCTTCACCCACGAGAAGAGCATCATCACGCAGCGCGAGGTGGGCACCGACACCGGCTCCTTCCCCGAGGCGCTGCGCGCTGCGCTGCGCCAGGACCCGGACGTGATCATGGTGGGCGAGATGCGCGACCTCCAGACCGTGGACACCTCGTTGAAGGCCGCCGAGACCGGCCACCTCGTGTTCTCCACGATCCACACCAACGACGTCGCCTCCACCATCAACCGCCTGGTGTCGTTCTTCCCGACCGAGGAGCAGCTCCAGGTGCGGGCGCGCCTCGCGGAGAACCTGAAGGCGGTGGTCTCCCTGCGCCTGCTCGTCAACAAGAAGCAGACCGCGCGCGTGCCCGCCGTCGAGATCATGCGCAGCACCCGCAGCATCCAGGAGTGCATCAAGGACCCCGCCCGCACCCACGAGATGCTCGACCTGATCGGGCGCGGGCGCACCGAGCGCATGCAGACCTTCGACCAGCATCTCTTCGACCTGGTGCGCGCGAACAAGATCTCGGTCGAGACGGCGCTCGCGGCCGCCTCGAATCCGACCGACTTCCAGACCAAGCTCTCGCTCGAGGGCGCCGTCGAGGTGGGGGGCTCTGCGATCGAGGAGCCCCCCCTCGAGCGGCTCGAGATCGAGTCCGACGAGCGCTTCTAG
- a CDS encoding HAMP domain-containing sensor histidine kinase encodes MASAVQATTPGDAHPERGRETAAALRAAASHLAGASGGSVLLFACEGEGDELRLRTAAGVATPEIARAAADAVLPAARVAAGQSRPSRLDALPALGTRGAGGLALLPLTSGGHVLGVLVVATPSEPAAPLLELAAEALTARLALARDGEELGRLRAQAREAERLAEEKGDEVLKLSEALFAQDVELLRSHERLGQVEKLKNDFIEKMSRELRTPLNSIIESIIAVLAGENDVLSETAQQALRRALDDGTSFLRTLQNILDLWRIKQGEMPVELADVNFREVVEEAIFSVQDTIGNNPVTIEKRFEEPLPKIRTDLAKINQILFLLLDNAAKFTRQGRIEILARVAGGALHCEVRDTGIGICPDDQQFIFDEFFQVDELASTKYRGSGLGLALVRDLIRLLDGTIEVGSEVGAGSRFAFRVPVEILA; translated from the coding sequence GTGGCTTCCGCGGTGCAGGCCACGACGCCGGGCGACGCCCATCCCGAGCGCGGTCGCGAGACCGCCGCCGCGCTGCGAGCGGCGGCCAGCCACCTGGCCGGCGCGAGCGGGGGGAGCGTGCTCCTCTTCGCGTGCGAGGGCGAGGGGGACGAGCTGCGCCTGCGCACCGCGGCCGGCGTCGCCACCCCGGAGATCGCCCGCGCGGCGGCCGACGCCGTGCTGCCCGCGGCCCGGGTGGCGGCGGGCCAGAGCCGGCCGAGCCGCCTCGATGCCCTGCCCGCGCTCGGCACGCGGGGCGCGGGCGGGCTCGCGCTCCTGCCCCTCACGAGCGGCGGCCACGTGCTCGGCGTGCTGGTGGTCGCCACCCCGAGCGAGCCGGCCGCCCCCCTGCTCGAGCTCGCCGCCGAGGCGCTCACCGCCCGGCTCGCGCTCGCGCGCGACGGCGAGGAGCTCGGGCGCCTGCGCGCGCAGGCCCGCGAGGCCGAGCGCCTCGCCGAGGAGAAGGGCGACGAGGTCCTGAAGCTCTCCGAGGCGCTCTTCGCCCAGGACGTCGAGCTGCTGCGCAGCCACGAGCGCCTGGGCCAGGTGGAGAAGCTCAAGAACGACTTCATCGAGAAGATGTCGCGCGAGCTGCGCACGCCGCTCAACAGCATCATCGAGTCGATCATCGCGGTCCTGGCGGGCGAGAACGACGTCCTCTCGGAGACCGCGCAGCAGGCCCTGCGGCGGGCCCTCGACGACGGCACCTCCTTCCTGCGCACGCTCCAGAACATCCTCGACCTGTGGCGGATCAAGCAGGGCGAGATGCCGGTCGAGCTGGCCGACGTGAACTTCCGCGAGGTGGTCGAGGAGGCGATCTTCAGCGTCCAGGACACGATCGGGAACAACCCCGTCACGATCGAGAAGCGTTTCGAGGAGCCGCTGCCGAAGATCCGGACCGACCTGGCCAAGATCAACCAGATCCTGTTCCTGCTGCTCGACAACGCCGCGAAGTTCACGCGCCAGGGCCGCATCGAGATCCTGGCCCGGGTGGCGGGCGGGGCGCTGCACTGCGAGGTGCGGGACACCGGCATCGGGATCTGCCCCGACGACCAGCAGTTCATCTTCGACGAGTTCTTCCAGGTGGACGAGCTCGCCTCGACGAAGTACCGCGGCTCGGGGCTCGGCCTCGCGCTGGTCCGCGACCTGATCCGGCTGCTCGACGGCACGATCGAGGTCGGCAGCGAGGTCGGCGCCGGCAGCCGCTTCGCGTTCCGGGTGCCGGTCGAGATCCTGGCCTGA
- a CDS encoding AMP-binding protein: MASPTPPSTTPASAPIPIDAPPTVGAQIEARAKHREVGERVFLCQHERSWTYRQYRDESVRLAHFLLRRLGPIDERRPGHVAMLLENHLELLALYGGCAYAGLTLFGVNTGLRGDTLAGVLDQSGARLLVVDERLLPEVERVADRLRGIPREQILVLRTAGEADLRGRDLLACVAAEVAPAGASLDAPAVTVEPTRNLMVIYTSGTTGLPKGINNNHLKFFLIGKGVSANLSLGPDDRGYACMPLFHSNAMFLGFHPALETCASLALRERFSASQFVPDLLRHGVTWWNYVGEPVHYVLGALERQYGGDEERIVQEVARHPDNRLRYALGNGAAPPDIDRFTRWLGLDDMFELYGSTEAAISTFRRKGDPRGSVGEITDPNVRILRPDGSTCPPAELGPDGRILNYEQAVGEICRIAADTGLFQGYHANADANASKYREGVYHSGDLGHVVERDGRRFLYFDGRTDDWIRKDGENFSAAQVGRLLQEHPDVDLAAAYGVPCVVADELVMAALKLRPGARFDPQQFHAFCDEQVRHGGMDRKWFPDFVRVVADFAFTQTQKILVRELKAHHFDRRRLPDDPIFWRERGDTAFKPFTRADYEHLRARFEAAERLQLLER; encoded by the coding sequence TTGGCTTCCCCGACGCCGCCCTCGACGACCCCGGCTTCGGCTCCGATCCCGATCGACGCCCCGCCGACGGTCGGCGCCCAGATCGAGGCGCGCGCAAAGCACCGCGAGGTCGGCGAGCGGGTCTTCCTCTGCCAGCACGAGCGGAGCTGGACCTACCGCCAGTACCGCGACGAATCGGTGCGGCTCGCGCACTTCCTGCTGCGCCGGCTCGGGCCGATCGACGAGCGCCGGCCCGGCCACGTGGCCATGCTGCTCGAGAACCACCTCGAGCTGCTCGCGCTCTACGGGGGCTGCGCCTACGCCGGCCTGACTCTCTTCGGCGTCAACACGGGGCTGCGTGGAGACACCCTGGCGGGTGTCCTCGACCAGTCGGGGGCGCGCCTCCTCGTCGTGGACGAGCGGCTGCTGCCGGAGGTCGAGCGCGTAGCCGACCGCCTGCGCGGCATCCCGCGCGAGCAGATCCTCGTGCTGCGCACCGCCGGCGAGGCCGACCTGCGCGGCCGCGACCTCCTCGCGTGCGTGGCGGCGGAGGTGGCGCCGGCGGGCGCGAGCCTCGACGCGCCCGCGGTCACCGTCGAGCCGACCCGCAACCTGATGGTCATCTACACCTCGGGCACCACGGGGCTCCCGAAGGGGATCAACAACAACCACCTGAAGTTCTTCCTGATCGGGAAGGGCGTCTCCGCGAACCTCTCGCTCGGCCCCGACGACCGCGGCTACGCCTGCATGCCGCTCTTCCACTCGAACGCCATGTTCCTGGGCTTCCACCCGGCGCTCGAGACCTGCGCCAGCCTGGCCCTGCGCGAGCGCTTCAGCGCGAGCCAGTTCGTGCCCGACCTGCTGCGCCACGGGGTCACCTGGTGGAACTACGTCGGCGAGCCCGTCCACTACGTGCTCGGGGCGCTCGAGCGCCAGTACGGAGGCGACGAGGAGCGGATCGTCCAGGAGGTGGCGCGCCACCCCGACAACCGCCTGCGCTACGCGCTCGGCAACGGGGCGGCCCCGCCCGACATCGACCGCTTCACGCGCTGGCTCGGCCTCGACGACATGTTCGAGCTCTACGGCTCGACGGAGGCCGCGATCAGCACCTTCCGCCGCAAGGGCGACCCGCGCGGCAGCGTCGGCGAGATCACCGACCCGAACGTGCGGATCCTGCGGCCGGACGGCTCCACCTGCCCGCCGGCCGAGCTCGGGCCCGACGGCAGGATCCTGAACTACGAGCAGGCGGTCGGGGAGATCTGCCGGATCGCGGCCGACACGGGGCTGTTCCAGGGCTACCACGCCAACGCCGACGCCAACGCCTCGAAGTACCGGGAGGGCGTCTACCACTCCGGCGACCTCGGCCACGTGGTCGAGCGCGACGGCCGGCGCTTCCTCTACTTCGACGGGCGCACCGACGACTGGATCCGCAAGGACGGCGAGAACTTCTCGGCGGCGCAGGTGGGCCGGCTCCTCCAGGAGCATCCCGACGTGGACCTCGCCGCCGCCTACGGCGTGCCCTGCGTCGTCGCCGACGAGCTCGTGATGGCGGCCCTCAAGCTCCGTCCCGGCGCGCGCTTCGACCCCCAGCAGTTCCACGCCTTCTGCGACGAGCAGGTGCGGCACGGGGGCATGGACCGCAAGTGGTTCCCGGACTTCGTGCGGGTGGTCGCGGACTTCGCCTTCACGCAGACCCAGAAGATCCTGGTCCGCGAGCTGAAGGCCCACCACTTCGACCGCCGCCGCCTCCCCGACGACCCGATCTTCTGGCGCGAGCGCGGCGACACCGCCTTCAAGCCCTTCACGCGCGCCGACTACGAGCACCTGCGCGCGCGCTTCGAGGCGGCCGAACGGCTCCAGCTCCTCGAGCGCTAG
- the rpoZ gene encoding DNA-directed RNA polymerase subunit omega: MARITVEDCIQRVPNRFHLVQMAAIRAKQLKRGSGALIQQGENKEVVTALREIAAGYIKPDYAEEPAE, from the coding sequence GTGGCCCGCATCACCGTCGAAGACTGCATCCAGCGCGTCCCGAACCGCTTCCACCTGGTCCAGATGGCGGCGATCCGCGCCAAGCAGCTCAAGCGCGGCTCGGGCGCGCTGATCCAGCAGGGCGAGAACAAGGAAGTGGTGACGGCGCTGCGCGAGATCGCGGCCGGCTACATCAAGCCCGACTACGCCGAGGAGCCCGCCGAGTAG
- a CDS encoding KH domain-containing protein — protein MKQLIQAIVQALVDKPEQVQIKEVIGEHAHVLELSVAKEDLGKVIGKGGAHASAIRTIMAAASGKEKKRYILEIIEH, from the coding sequence GTGAAGCAGCTCATCCAAGCGATCGTGCAGGCTCTCGTGGACAAGCCCGAGCAGGTGCAGATCAAGGAAGTGATCGGCGAGCACGCGCACGTCCTCGAGCTGTCGGTGGCGAAGGAGGATCTGGGCAAGGTGATCGGCAAGGGGGGAGCCCACGCCTCCGCGATCCGCACCATCATGGCGGCCGCCAGCGGCAAGGAGAAGAAGCGCTACATCCTCGAGATCATCGAGCACTGA
- a CDS encoding tetratricopeptide repeat protein, which produces MTGGILNPEESLRRAQELLRSGLEMAALEHFASAHERAPEDPRYRSHYGWAVAMVEHRVDRGVSLCRSALRDAADQPELYHNLARILLAHGRKNEAIKYIRRGLMVDPRNAALTLEWRRLGIRRPPVLSALPRGHVVNRLLGRLRGVFVRDHVAPRELAEAAP; this is translated from the coding sequence GTGACGGGTGGGATCCTGAATCCGGAGGAATCGTTGCGGCGCGCGCAGGAGCTCCTGCGCTCGGGCCTCGAGATGGCGGCCCTCGAGCACTTCGCGAGCGCGCACGAGCGGGCGCCCGAGGACCCGCGCTACCGCTCGCACTACGGGTGGGCGGTCGCGATGGTGGAGCATCGCGTGGACCGCGGGGTGTCGCTCTGCCGGTCGGCGCTGCGCGACGCCGCCGACCAGCCCGAGCTCTACCACAACCTCGCGCGGATCCTCCTGGCCCACGGCCGCAAGAACGAGGCGATCAAGTACATCCGCCGGGGCCTGATGGTCGACCCGCGCAACGCGGCGCTCACCCTGGAGTGGCGGCGGCTCGGGATCCGGCGCCCTCCCGTGCTCTCCGCCCTTCCGCGGGGGCACGTCGTGAACCGCCTCCTCGGGCGGCTGCGCGGGGTCTTCGTCCGCGATCACGTCGCGCCGCGGGAGCTCGCCGAAGCCGCACCCTGA
- a CDS encoding AURKAIP1/COX24 domain-containing protein — MGSVIKWRRRKMRKHKKRKLLKRQRHKRR; from the coding sequence GTGGGTAGCGTGATCAAGTGGCGCCGCAGGAAGATGCGCAAGCACAAGAAGCGCAAGCTGCTCAAGCGCCAGCGCCACAAGCGCCGGTAG